GCGGGTGGTGGCGGAAGATATCCTGGTTGACAGGAACATCCCGCCAATGGATAATTCCGCTATGGATGGTTATGGGGTCCGGGCGCTTGATACCGTTGCGGCAACTTCC
The genomic region above belongs to Pseudomonadota bacterium and contains:
- a CDS encoding molybdopterin molybdenumtransferase MoeA, which encodes MEKFVTVERARELMLQGIGSMPVEKIAITDALGRVVAEDILVDRNIPPMDNSAMDGYGVRALDTVAATS